A portion of the Streptomyces sp. NBC_00376 genome contains these proteins:
- a CDS encoding aminoglycoside phosphotransferase family protein: MHTGKMHADEPDIDESLVHRLIAAQFPQWAELRVEPVTPVGTSNAMYRLGEDLVMRLPRTAGAVGDVAKEQRWLPWLAPSLPAAIPVPLGAGVPADGYPWHWSVFRWLDGANPVVGEIAEPGPLATDLADFVTALHRIDPADGPPSFRSEPLTARDATTRAALAELYEVVDTAAALTVWEAALGASAPTGPAVWIHADLQPGNLLLANGRLSAVIDFGCMGLGDAAVDLIAAWYLLPAQARGTFRTALNADDAAWARGRGWALSTALGELYYYRESNPAMAAIARHVIREVLNDGGYA; the protein is encoded by the coding sequence ATGCACACCGGTAAGATGCATGCCGACGAACCGGACATCGATGAGTCCCTCGTGCACCGGCTGATCGCCGCGCAGTTCCCGCAGTGGGCCGAGCTGCGCGTCGAACCGGTCACCCCCGTGGGCACCTCCAACGCCATGTACCGGCTCGGTGAGGACCTGGTGATGCGGCTGCCCCGTACGGCGGGGGCCGTCGGCGACGTGGCGAAGGAGCAGCGTTGGCTGCCGTGGCTCGCCCCGTCGCTTCCCGCCGCGATCCCCGTGCCCCTGGGCGCAGGCGTGCCCGCCGATGGCTACCCCTGGCACTGGTCGGTCTTCCGGTGGCTCGACGGCGCGAACCCGGTGGTGGGGGAGATCGCCGAACCCGGCCCGCTCGCCACGGACTTGGCGGACTTCGTCACGGCGCTGCACCGTATCGACCCCGCCGACGGGCCGCCCTCCTTCCGCAGCGAGCCTCTGACCGCCCGCGACGCCACGACGCGCGCCGCGCTCGCGGAACTGTACGAGGTCGTGGACACCGCCGCGGCGCTCACCGTGTGGGAGGCGGCGCTGGGTGCCTCCGCCCCGACCGGTCCCGCTGTCTGGATCCACGCGGATCTGCAACCCGGCAACCTGCTGCTCGCGAACGGACGGCTCAGCGCCGTCATCGACTTCGGCTGCATGGGACTGGGCGACGCCGCCGTCGACCTGATCGCGGCGTGGTACCTGCTGCCGGCGCAGGCGCGCGGAACCTTCCGTACCGCCCTGAACGCCGACGACGCGGCCTGGGCGCGGGGGCGTGGCTGGGCGCTGTCGACCGCGCTCGGCGAACTGTACTACTACCGGGAGTCGAATCCGGCCATGGCGGCGATCGCCCGGCACGTCATCCGCGAAGTCCTCAACGACGGTGGATACGCTTGA